From one Nonomuraea polychroma genomic stretch:
- a CDS encoding NAD-dependent epimerase/dehydratase family protein, with protein sequence MSRVLVTGSAGRLGRSVVSTLAAAGHEVIGVDSAPGTPVEAAATLPADLTDTGEAFEVIARFRPESVIHLAAIATPFSRPESVIYRVNTQLAFNVCEASVALGVRNVVVASSPTVIGYGAPGGWAPAYLPIDEDHPVRPWNAYNLSKVAAEQTMKAFAEAGTTKLAAIRPCFVIPPEEWAGAPTQSGHTVNERLDRPDLGGVSLFNYVDARDASEMVGVLIEALPELPNGEVFFVGAADALARKPLAELLPQVIPGTEPFAAGLTGTSPAFSTSKAERLLGWQAKRCWRTELKESL encoded by the coding sequence GTGAGCAGAGTCCTCGTCACCGGAAGCGCAGGACGCCTCGGCCGCAGCGTGGTCAGCACGCTCGCGGCGGCCGGGCACGAGGTCATCGGCGTGGACAGCGCCCCAGGCACGCCAGTGGAGGCCGCGGCCACCCTACCTGCCGACCTCACGGACACGGGAGAGGCGTTCGAAGTGATCGCCAGATTCCGCCCGGAGTCGGTGATCCATTTGGCCGCCATCGCCACGCCGTTCAGCCGGCCTGAGTCGGTGATCTACCGGGTGAACACGCAGCTGGCGTTCAACGTCTGTGAGGCGTCGGTGGCCCTGGGGGTCCGGAACGTCGTGGTGGCCAGCAGTCCGACCGTGATCGGGTACGGCGCGCCAGGCGGATGGGCGCCGGCGTACCTGCCGATCGACGAAGACCACCCGGTGCGGCCGTGGAACGCCTACAACCTGTCCAAGGTGGCGGCCGAGCAGACCATGAAGGCGTTCGCCGAGGCCGGGACGACGAAGCTGGCCGCGATCAGGCCGTGTTTCGTCATCCCTCCGGAGGAGTGGGCGGGCGCGCCCACGCAGTCCGGGCACACCGTCAACGAGCGGCTGGACCGGCCGGACCTGGGCGGCGTGTCGCTGTTCAACTATGTCGACGCCCGGGACGCCTCGGAAATGGTGGGCGTGCTGATCGAGGCGCTGCCCGAGCTGCCGAACGGCGAGGTGTTCTTCGTCGGCGCCGCGGACGCGCTGGCCAGGAAACCGCTGGCCGAGCTGCTCCCCCAGGTCATCCCGGGCACGGAGCCGTTCGCGGCGGGCCTCACCGGGACCTCCCCGGCCTTCTCGACCAGCAAGGCGGAGCGGCTTCTCGGCTGGCAGGCGAAGCGTTGTTGGCGTACCGAACTCAAGGAATCTCTATGA
- a CDS encoding LacI family DNA-binding transcriptional regulator has protein sequence MTVTIRDVARASGVHVSTVSRTFSAPHMVNAATRTRVLTVAEELGYRPNRAARALTTGRTHNLGLIVADIANPFFPPLIKAAHAAARQRDYHLFVADTDEEPAAEEELVQAFSKQVDGLVLCSPRSSNKVLERLAERVPFVVINRRLRGAATVLMDVGHGAKLAVEHLAGLGHRRVALVSGPAGSWTSAEIRTAAEQVAGIELVVIGPNPPTERGGFAIAKRVRDAEVTGVLAYNDLVAIGLIEGLCELGLSVPEDVSVVGIDDIVPGRLNRPKLTTVAMPTAAAGRLAVDLLIQEVSATTSLETRLVIRDSTAAPR, from the coding sequence GTGACAGTGACGATTCGTGATGTGGCCCGGGCGTCCGGCGTGCACGTGTCCACCGTGTCGCGGACGTTCTCCGCGCCGCACATGGTGAACGCCGCCACCCGCACCAGGGTGCTGACGGTGGCCGAGGAGCTGGGATACCGTCCGAACCGGGCGGCGCGGGCGCTCACGACCGGCCGCACGCACAACCTCGGGTTGATCGTGGCCGACATCGCCAACCCGTTCTTCCCTCCCTTGATCAAGGCGGCTCACGCCGCCGCGCGGCAGCGTGACTACCACCTGTTCGTGGCCGACACCGATGAGGAGCCGGCCGCCGAGGAGGAGCTGGTGCAGGCCTTCTCCAAACAGGTGGACGGCCTGGTGTTGTGCAGCCCCCGTTCCTCCAACAAGGTGCTCGAGCGGCTGGCCGAGCGGGTGCCGTTCGTGGTGATCAACCGGCGGCTGCGCGGCGCCGCCACCGTGCTGATGGACGTCGGCCACGGGGCCAAGCTCGCGGTCGAGCACCTCGCCGGGCTCGGGCACCGTCGCGTGGCGCTGGTGTCGGGGCCGGCCGGCTCGTGGACGAGCGCGGAGATCCGGACGGCCGCCGAGCAGGTGGCCGGCATCGAGCTCGTCGTGATCGGCCCCAACCCGCCGACCGAGCGCGGCGGATTCGCCATCGCCAAGCGGGTGCGGGACGCCGAGGTGACCGGCGTGCTCGCCTACAACGACCTGGTGGCGATCGGTCTCATCGAGGGGCTCTGCGAGCTCGGACTGAGCGTTCCTGAGGACGTCAGCGTCGTGGGGATCGACGACATCGTGCCAGGGCGGCTCAACCGGCCCAAGCTCACCACGGTGGCCATGCCCACGGCGGCTGCCGGGCGGCTCGCGGTGGACCTGCTCATCCAGGAGGTGAGCGCCACCACATCGCTGGAGACGCGCCTGGTCATCAGGGACTCCACCGCAGCGCCACGATAG
- a CDS encoding carbohydrate ABC transporter permease translates to MTDVSVAVKPRGAATQPARGGHRSTKRSRREARAAYLFLAPWFVGLLVITIGPIFASLYLSFTDYSLLEEAKWVGFDNYITMFTEDPRFLSSLKVTTIYVVVSVPLQLAFALALALVLDRGLRGLSIYRSIFYLPSLLGGSVAIAILWRKVFGAEGLVNAVLSIFGIQGPGWVGDPDTALGTLILLHVWTFGAPMIIFLAGLRQIPSSYYEAAAVDGAGVWRQFKSITIPLLTPIIFFNLVLEVIKSFQSFTQAFIVSGGKGGPADSTLFYTLYLYLKGFKSYEMGYAAAMAWVLLLIIAGLTAVNFLASKYWVFYGDTK, encoded by the coding sequence ATGACTGACGTTTCGGTGGCGGTGAAGCCCCGGGGAGCGGCGACCCAGCCCGCACGCGGCGGTCACCGCTCCACAAAACGTTCCCGCCGAGAGGCGCGGGCCGCCTATCTGTTCTTGGCGCCCTGGTTCGTCGGCCTGCTCGTCATCACGATCGGCCCGATCTTCGCCTCCCTCTACCTCTCCTTCACCGACTACAGCCTCCTGGAGGAGGCGAAGTGGGTCGGATTCGACAACTACATCACGATGTTCACCGAGGACCCGAGGTTCCTGTCCTCGCTGAAGGTGACCACGATCTACGTGGTCGTCTCGGTCCCGTTGCAACTGGCCTTCGCGCTCGCGCTGGCCCTGGTGCTCGATCGAGGGCTGCGCGGCCTGTCGATCTACCGCTCGATCTTCTACCTGCCCTCACTGCTGGGCGGCAGCGTCGCCATCGCGATTCTGTGGCGGAAGGTCTTCGGTGCGGAGGGCCTGGTCAACGCCGTGCTCTCGATCTTCGGCATCCAGGGCCCCGGCTGGGTGGGCGACCCCGACACCGCGCTGGGGACGCTGATCCTGCTTCACGTATGGACCTTCGGCGCGCCGATGATCATCTTCCTCGCCGGCTTGCGGCAGATCCCCAGCAGCTACTACGAGGCGGCCGCGGTGGACGGCGCGGGGGTGTGGCGGCAGTTCAAGTCGATCACGATTCCGCTGCTGACGCCGATCATCTTCTTCAACCTGGTGCTGGAGGTCATCAAGTCCTTCCAGTCGTTCACGCAGGCCTTCATCGTGAGCGGCGGCAAGGGAGGCCCGGCCGACTCGACGCTCTTCTACACGCTCTACCTCTACCTCAAGGGGTTCAAGAGCTACGAAATGGGCTACGCCGCAGCGATGGCCTGGGTCCTGCTGCTCATCATCGCCGGCTTGACCGCGGTGAACTTCCTCGCTTCCAAGTATTGGGTCTTCTATGGCGACACCAAGTAG
- a CDS encoding carbohydrate ABC transporter permease, which yields MATPSRPIPVLFRPLKGGRLVKHTLLIGFGLVMLYPLLWMISSSLKPEELIFREPGLWPSQVTLENYTQGWYALKHPFGYYLWNSAVVTALSVVANLVACSLAAYAFARLNFPLKKFWFAIMLGTIMLPHHVVIVPQYIMFSELDLINTIWPLVMPKVLATDAFFVFLMVQFIRTLPRELDEAAEIDGAGYWRIFIRVVMPLCMPALATTAIFTFIWTWNDFLSQLLYLNNPDNFTVPVALRTFLDASSDSSWGPMFAMSIIALGPIFGFFLAGQKYLIRGVATTGLK from the coding sequence ATGGCGACACCAAGTAGGCCGATCCCGGTCCTGTTCCGGCCGCTCAAGGGCGGCCGGCTGGTCAAGCACACGCTGCTGATCGGCTTCGGCCTGGTCATGCTCTATCCGCTGCTCTGGATGATCTCCAGCTCCCTCAAGCCGGAAGAGCTCATCTTCCGGGAGCCCGGGCTGTGGCCGAGCCAGGTCACCTTGGAGAACTACACCCAGGGCTGGTACGCGCTGAAGCATCCCTTCGGCTACTACCTGTGGAACTCGGCGGTGGTCACGGCCCTGTCGGTGGTGGCGAACCTGGTGGCCTGCTCGCTGGCCGCCTACGCCTTCGCCCGGCTGAACTTCCCGCTGAAGAAGTTCTGGTTCGCGATCATGTTGGGCACGATCATGTTGCCGCACCACGTGGTGATCGTGCCGCAGTACATCATGTTCTCCGAGCTCGATCTGATCAACACGATCTGGCCGCTGGTCATGCCCAAGGTGCTGGCGACGGACGCGTTCTTCGTCTTCCTGATGGTCCAGTTCATCCGTACCCTGCCGAGGGAGCTCGACGAGGCAGCCGAGATCGACGGAGCGGGCTACTGGCGCATCTTCATCAGGGTCGTCATGCCGCTCTGCATGCCGGCTCTGGCGACGACCGCGATCTTCACCTTCATCTGGACGTGGAACGACTTCCTCAGCCAGCTGCTGTACCTCAACAACCCGGACAACTTCACCGTTCCGGTGGCACTGCGCACGTTCCTCGACGCCAGCAGCGACTCGTCATGGGGACCCATGTTCGCTATGTCGATCATCGCGCTGGGGCCGATCTTCGGCTTCTTCCTGGCCGGTCAGAAGTACCTGATCCGTGGTGTCGCCACCACGGGCCTGAAGTAG
- a CDS encoding extracellular solute-binding protein: protein MSSGKNMWSAALLATAVLAVTAACGSGSGSGGEGAGGKTVLRFSYWGSDARQKMTEEAIKKFEAKNPNIDVQGEFSDWASYYETLSTKVAGNDAPDVITIEIRGLREYADRGTLADLASKVNTADIDAKVLGTGAIDGKQYAIPTGVNAFSLMVNPGLVESSGAKLPDDTKWTWEEYVDLASKISSGSGGKVTGTQLSWNPAYLQIYAAQKGEPFYNGNKIGMSPQTIKDWWAIMQNLIKTKGAPDAAKSTEIGATSIDQSLLGTNTGAMGMWWSNQLGAASKASGQQLDLLRMPKAEGATTGGMFLQPAMFYSASSKSEHAAEAAKFIDFMINDPEAGQIILSDRGLPASSKVLAAVKDKLPDADKKTLEFLDKIKSELSDPPAAPPKGSSAMEDILTRYSEEVMFGRMTPDDAVQKFITEANASIAG, encoded by the coding sequence GTGAGCTCTGGCAAGAACATGTGGTCGGCGGCGCTGCTGGCCACCGCTGTGCTGGCGGTCACCGCGGCCTGCGGCAGCGGCAGCGGCAGCGGCGGCGAAGGTGCCGGCGGTAAGACTGTGCTGCGCTTCTCCTACTGGGGCAGCGACGCGCGGCAGAAGATGACCGAAGAGGCCATCAAGAAGTTCGAGGCCAAGAACCCGAACATCGACGTCCAGGGCGAGTTCTCGGACTGGGCGAGCTACTACGAGACGCTGTCCACGAAGGTCGCCGGCAACGACGCGCCCGACGTCATCACCATTGAGATCCGCGGCCTGCGCGAGTACGCCGACCGCGGCACGCTGGCCGACCTGGCCAGCAAGGTCAACACCGCCGACATCGACGCCAAGGTGCTGGGCACCGGCGCCATCGACGGCAAGCAGTACGCCATCCCCACCGGCGTCAACGCCTTCTCCCTGATGGTCAACCCGGGCCTGGTCGAGAGCAGCGGCGCGAAGCTGCCCGACGACACCAAGTGGACCTGGGAGGAGTACGTCGACCTGGCCTCCAAGATCTCCTCCGGCTCCGGCGGCAAGGTCACCGGAACGCAGCTGAGCTGGAACCCGGCGTACCTCCAGATCTATGCCGCGCAGAAGGGCGAGCCCTTCTACAACGGCAACAAGATCGGCATGTCCCCCCAGACGATCAAGGACTGGTGGGCCATCATGCAGAACCTGATCAAGACCAAGGGCGCCCCCGACGCCGCCAAGAGCACCGAGATCGGCGCGACCAGCATCGACCAGTCGCTCCTGGGCACCAACACCGGCGCGATGGGCATGTGGTGGAGCAACCAGCTCGGCGCGGCCTCCAAGGCGTCGGGGCAGCAGCTGGACCTGCTGCGGATGCCGAAGGCGGAGGGCGCCACGACCGGCGGCATGTTCCTGCAGCCGGCGATGTTCTACTCGGCCTCTTCCAAGTCGGAGCACGCGGCCGAGGCGGCGAAGTTCATCGACTTCATGATCAACGACCCGGAGGCGGGCCAGATCATCCTCAGCGACCGCGGTCTGCCGGCCAGCTCCAAGGTGCTGGCGGCGGTCAAGGACAAGCTGCCGGACGCGGACAAGAAGACGCTCGAGTTCCTCGACAAGATCAAGAGCGAGCTGTCCGACCCGCCGGCCGCGCCGCCGAAGGGCTCCAGCGCCATGGAAGACATCCTCACGCGTTACTCCGAGGAGGTCATGTTCGGCCGGATGACCCCTGACGACGCCGTTCAGAAGTTCATCACCGAGGCCAACGCCTCGATCGCAGGCTAA
- a CDS encoding Gfo/Idh/MocA family protein, with amino-acid sequence MKYAFVGLGHRAQMYVDALLGEWRDAGTIVALCDTNRTRMDYYVERIGQEVPCFAPAEFDKVLELADAVIVTTVDATHARYVCAALDAGRDVIVEKPLTVDAEGCAAIAAAAERSTGKLIVTFNYRYSPRNSAVRRLLMEGAIGEVTSVHFEWTLDTIHGADYFRRWHRNRASSGGLLVHKSTHHFDLVNWWLGAAPELVFAQTDLRFYGAENAKKRGLEERPERGQGAPGLGTDPFILDISADPRLKRLYLDAEHEDGYIRDQDVFGEGVDIDDNMSVLVRYDNRAILTYSLHAHAPWEGYRVAFNGTAGRLELDVVEREWTPPHAAIDPSASSKEHAAGSWERLTLHRHWSRPEEVPIETGAGGHGGGDKLLLNDVFRGPGDDPLARQAGYRDGIRSVLTGVAATMAAQTGTPVRLVDDGTRVG; translated from the coding sequence ATGAAGTACGCGTTCGTCGGGCTCGGGCACCGCGCGCAGATGTACGTCGACGCGCTGCTCGGGGAGTGGCGTGACGCCGGCACCATCGTCGCCCTGTGCGACACCAACCGGACCCGCATGGACTATTACGTCGAGCGGATCGGCCAGGAGGTGCCGTGCTTCGCCCCCGCGGAGTTCGACAAGGTGCTCGAGCTCGCCGACGCGGTCATTGTCACGACAGTCGACGCCACGCACGCTCGCTACGTGTGCGCGGCGCTCGACGCCGGCCGTGACGTCATTGTGGAGAAGCCGCTCACCGTGGACGCCGAGGGGTGCGCGGCCATCGCCGCGGCGGCCGAGCGCAGCACCGGCAAGCTGATCGTCACCTTCAACTACCGGTACTCGCCGCGTAACTCGGCCGTGCGCCGGCTGCTGATGGAGGGCGCCATCGGCGAGGTGACGTCCGTGCACTTCGAGTGGACGCTCGACACCATCCACGGCGCCGACTACTTCCGCCGCTGGCACCGCAACCGGGCCAGCTCGGGCGGGCTGCTCGTGCACAAGTCCACCCACCACTTCGACCTGGTCAACTGGTGGCTCGGGGCGGCCCCCGAGCTCGTCTTCGCCCAGACCGACCTGCGCTTCTACGGCGCCGAGAACGCCAAGAAGCGCGGCCTGGAGGAGCGCCCCGAGCGAGGGCAGGGCGCTCCCGGGCTGGGCACCGACCCCTTCATCCTGGACATCTCCGCCGACCCCCGGCTCAAGCGGCTCTATCTGGACGCCGAGCACGAGGACGGCTACATCCGGGACCAGGACGTCTTCGGCGAGGGCGTGGACATCGACGACAACATGTCCGTCCTGGTGCGTTACGACAACCGGGCGATCCTGACCTACTCCCTGCACGCGCACGCCCCCTGGGAGGGTTACCGGGTGGCCTTCAACGGCACGGCCGGGCGGCTGGAGCTGGACGTGGTCGAGCGGGAATGGACGCCGCCGCACGCCGCCATCGACCCGAGCGCGTCCTCCAAGGAGCACGCGGCTGGATCCTGGGAGCGGCTCACGCTGCACCGGCACTGGAGCAGGCCGGAGGAGGTCCCCATCGAGACAGGGGCAGGTGGGCACGGCGGCGGCGACAAGCTGCTGCTCAACGACGTCTTCCGCGGTCCCGGTGACGACCCGCTGGCCCGGCAGGCCGGCTACCGCGACGGCATCCGAAGCGTCCTGACGGGCGTCGCGGCCACCATGGCGGCGCAGACCGGCACGCCCGTGCGCTTGGTGGACGACGGGACCCGTGTCGGCTGA
- a CDS encoding alpha/beta hydrolase family protein, translating into MSADLAGAVFGELAGIAAAQLGIYPSAGPELRAAARDALGVLDLRAADVRVERTWTDGDLAGEELSWSVGFGPRTHAFLLRPREAAGPLPGVVALHCHAGMKWAGKEKIADGPEAPSPEVARLRKDIYGGRAFANELARRGFAVLAHDVLSWGSRRFPLDIEPGTLSEADRYDAAAKQHEHVVAKHCAVLGTSFAGVVAGEDLAAAAYLRSRPDVGPVGCAGLSGGGLRAALLGAFDPGIRAVVVAAMVSSYRDMLGGHVAKHTWMLYPPGLPRLGDWPDLVAARAPLPLMVQYAMRDELFPEAGMHRAHALISDRYGDGGAYEAVFADVPHSFDVPMQEQAFDWLARHLR; encoded by the coding sequence GTGTCGGCTGACCTGGCAGGGGCCGTGTTCGGCGAGTTGGCCGGGATCGCCGCCGCGCAGCTGGGGATCTACCCCTCCGCGGGGCCGGAGCTGCGGGCGGCGGCCCGGGACGCCCTCGGCGTGCTGGACCTGCGCGCGGCCGACGTGCGGGTGGAGCGGACCTGGACCGACGGCGACCTGGCCGGCGAGGAGCTGTCCTGGTCCGTCGGATTCGGGCCGCGGACGCACGCCTTCCTGCTGCGTCCCCGGGAGGCGGCCGGGCCGCTGCCGGGCGTGGTGGCGCTGCACTGCCACGCCGGGATGAAGTGGGCAGGCAAAGAGAAGATCGCCGATGGTCCCGAGGCTCCTTCACCCGAGGTGGCGCGGCTCCGGAAGGACATCTACGGCGGCCGTGCCTTCGCCAACGAGCTGGCCCGCCGCGGGTTCGCCGTGCTGGCGCACGACGTGCTCTCCTGGGGCAGCCGCCGCTTCCCGCTCGACATCGAGCCCGGGACGCTGAGCGAGGCCGACCGTTACGACGCGGCCGCCAAGCAGCACGAGCACGTCGTCGCCAAGCACTGCGCGGTGCTCGGCACGTCGTTCGCCGGCGTGGTGGCGGGCGAGGACCTGGCCGCGGCCGCCTACCTGCGCTCCCGGCCCGACGTGGGCCCGGTCGGGTGCGCCGGGCTGTCGGGCGGCGGACTGCGTGCCGCGCTGCTCGGCGCCTTCGACCCGGGCATCAGGGCGGTCGTCGTCGCGGCGATGGTCTCCTCGTACCGGGACATGCTCGGCGGGCACGTGGCCAAGCACACCTGGATGTTGTACCCACCGGGCCTGCCGCGCCTCGGCGACTGGCCCGACCTGGTGGCCGCCCGAGCGCCCCTGCCGCTCATGGTCCAGTACGCCATGCGCGACGAGCTGTTCCCCGAAGCGGGCATGCACCGCGCCCACGCCCTGATCAGCGACCGGTACGGGGACGGCGGCGCCTATGAGGCGGTGTTCGCCGACGTGCCGCACAGCTTCGACGTGCCCATGCAGGAGCAGGCCTTCGACTGGCTGGCCCGCCACCTCCGATGA
- a CDS encoding ABC transporter substrate-binding protein encodes MRHRAGRSAAAGLAAFVLVVAGCAQSAERPSSDFKEADGKAAAQRWVSEEFTPSTLSKDDQLAEMDWFIKAAAPYRGMQINVVSETITTHEYESRQLAKAFAEITGIKIKHDLIQEGDVVEKLQTQIQGDQNIYDAYVNDSDLIGTHSRGDYVVPLSDYMAGEGKNVTSPTLDLNDFIGISFTTGPDKKLYQLPDQQFANLYWFRYDWFTDPEIKKQFKDAYGYDLGVPVNWAAYEDIADFFTNKVNGNGTIDGKKTYGHMDYGRKDPSLGWRFTDAWLSMAGNGDPGIPNGLPVDDWGIRVENCRPVGSSVTRGGDTNGPASVYALTKYVDWLKKYAPKEAAGMNFSEAGPVPAQGNIAQQIFWYTSFTADMTKEGLPVVNSDGTPKWRIAPSPHGAYWKDGHKLGYQDAGSWTLLKNTPQDRRAAAWLYAQFVTSKTVSLKKSIVGLTFIRDSDVKSEYFAQNSKKYGGLIEFYNSPARKQWTPTGTNVPDYPKLAQLWWQNVATAVTGETTPQQSMDNLAKQQDDILSRLERRGYGGDCAPKLNPEQPAQYWLDQPGAPAPKLADERGKPATLDYDKLIAQWKAGD; translated from the coding sequence ATGAGGCATCGGGCAGGCAGGTCCGCGGCCGCTGGTCTGGCGGCGTTCGTTCTGGTGGTGGCCGGCTGTGCGCAGAGCGCGGAGCGGCCGTCCAGCGATTTCAAGGAGGCGGATGGGAAGGCGGCGGCACAACGCTGGGTGTCGGAGGAGTTCACGCCCAGCACGCTGTCCAAGGACGACCAACTCGCGGAGATGGACTGGTTCATCAAGGCCGCGGCGCCGTACCGGGGCATGCAGATCAATGTGGTCTCCGAGACGATCACCACCCACGAGTACGAGTCGCGGCAGCTCGCCAAGGCGTTCGCCGAGATCACCGGGATCAAGATCAAGCACGACCTCATCCAGGAGGGTGACGTCGTCGAGAAACTCCAGACCCAGATCCAGGGCGACCAGAACATCTACGACGCCTACGTCAACGACTCCGACCTCATCGGCACCCACTCGCGCGGCGACTACGTGGTCCCGCTGTCGGATTACATGGCCGGCGAGGGCAAGAACGTCACCTCGCCCACCCTGGACCTGAACGACTTCATCGGCATCAGCTTCACCACCGGCCCGGACAAGAAGCTCTACCAGCTGCCCGACCAGCAGTTCGCGAACCTCTACTGGTTCCGCTACGACTGGTTCACCGACCCGGAGATCAAGAAGCAGTTCAAGGACGCCTACGGGTACGACCTGGGCGTGCCGGTCAACTGGGCGGCTTATGAGGACATCGCCGACTTCTTCACCAACAAGGTCAACGGCAACGGGACCATCGACGGCAAGAAGACCTACGGCCACATGGACTACGGCAGGAAGGACCCGTCACTGGGCTGGCGCTTCACCGACGCCTGGCTGTCCATGGCCGGCAACGGCGACCCCGGCATCCCCAACGGCCTGCCGGTGGACGACTGGGGCATCAGGGTCGAGAACTGCCGCCCGGTCGGCTCGTCGGTCACCCGCGGCGGCGACACCAACGGCCCCGCGTCGGTCTACGCGCTCACCAAGTACGTGGACTGGCTGAAGAAGTACGCCCCCAAGGAAGCCGCCGGCATGAACTTCAGCGAGGCCGGTCCGGTGCCCGCGCAGGGCAACATCGCCCAGCAGATCTTCTGGTACACGTCGTTCACGGCCGACATGACCAAGGAAGGGCTGCCGGTCGTCAACAGCGACGGCACGCCCAAGTGGCGCATCGCGCCGAGCCCGCACGGGGCGTACTGGAAGGACGGCCACAAGCTCGGCTACCAGGACGCCGGCTCGTGGACGCTGCTGAAGAACACCCCGCAGGACCGCAGGGCGGCGGCCTGGCTGTATGCGCAGTTCGTCACGTCGAAGACGGTGTCGCTGAAGAAGTCGATCGTCGGCCTGACGTTCATCAGGGATTCCGATGTCAAGAGCGAGTACTTCGCCCAGAACTCCAAGAAGTACGGCGGCCTGATCGAGTTCTACAACTCCCCGGCCCGCAAGCAGTGGACGCCGACCGGGACGAACGTGCCGGACTATCCCAAGCTCGCCCAGCTCTGGTGGCAGAACGTGGCCACCGCCGTGACCGGCGAGACCACGCCGCAGCAGTCGATGGACAACCTGGCCAAGCAGCAGGACGACATCCTGTCCCGGCTGGAGCGGCGCGGCTACGGCGGTGACTGCGCGCCCAAGCTGAACCCGGAGCAGCCGGCCCAGTACTGGCTCGACCAGCCGGGCGCGCCCGCACCCAAGCTGGCCGACGAGCGCGGCAAGCCGGCCACGCTGGACTACGACAAGCTCATCGCGCAGTGGAAGGCGGGCGACTAG
- a CDS encoding DUF2160 domain-containing protein: MLEWMVWTLPTALVFAGLALLLVVMAVWAHVSPPVARRGFLRIETDRGDRLYIGLISAGVVLVGWMAVTDLSMWIALGCALLVVVVIGIWG, from the coding sequence ATGCTCGAGTGGATGGTGTGGACCCTGCCGACGGCTTTGGTGTTCGCCGGGCTCGCCCTGCTGCTCGTCGTCATGGCGGTCTGGGCCCACGTCTCCCCTCCCGTGGCCAGGCGAGGTTTCCTGCGCATCGAGACCGATCGAGGCGATCGGCTGTACATCGGCCTGATCAGCGCCGGGGTCGTACTGGTCGGCTGGATGGCCGTCACCGACCTGTCCATGTGGATCGCGCTGGGCTGCGCGCTGCTCGTGGTGGTCGTGATCGGGATATGGGGCTGA